A stretch of [Clostridium] innocuum DNA encodes these proteins:
- the cdd gene encoding cytidine deaminase, giving the protein MNVNEQYQELLDAAFAAMQHAYAPYSRYHVGACVKTKDGTLIPGANIENASFGLTNCAERSAIFAAYSMGYRREDIVAIAIVSDGTKLAAPCGACRQVLVELLQQDTPIVLSNKQEQKITSIAELLPMSFTSEDVL; this is encoded by the coding sequence ATGAATGTGAATGAACAATATCAGGAGCTGCTGGATGCGGCGTTTGCTGCCATGCAGCATGCATATGCACCATACTCCCGCTATCATGTGGGAGCTTGTGTGAAAACTAAGGATGGAACGCTGATTCCGGGGGCTAATATAGAGAATGCTTCCTTCGGTCTGACGAATTGTGCCGAGCGAAGTGCGATATTTGCCGCTTATTCTATGGGCTATCGCAGGGAGGATATCGTAGCGATTGCCATTGTGAGTGACGGAACGAAGCTTGCGGCGCCCTGTGGTGCCTGTCGGCAGGTACTGGTGGAGCTGCTGCAGCAGGATACTCCCATCGTGTTAAGCAACAAGCAGGAGCAGAAAATAACAAGCATCGCCGAGCTTTTACCGATGTCCTTTACGAGTGAGGATGTTTTATGA
- a CDS encoding diacylglycerol kinase, with product MISFLKKYGNKFRYAFAGLMHGLLHDRSIVLQTVLGMVVLAVCACLGLEAMEWCVILIVIGAVIALEYINSALETIVDMVSPQYSEGAKKAKDYAAAAVLVMSLAAAAVGIVIIGGKLFL from the coding sequence ATGATATCGTTCCTAAAAAAATACGGAAATAAATTCCGGTATGCATTTGCCGGTCTTATGCATGGGCTGCTGCATGACCGTAGCATTGTGCTGCAGACAGTTCTGGGAATGGTTGTGCTTGCGGTCTGTGCTTGTCTGGGGCTGGAGGCGATGGAATGGTGCGTCATTCTGATCGTCATTGGTGCTGTGATTGCACTGGAATATATCAATTCCGCTCTGGAAACGATTGTGGACATGGTGTCGCCGCAATACAGTGAGGGAGCGAAAAAAGCAAAGGATTACGCAGCTGCAGCTGTGCTGGTGATGTCGCTGGCGGCGGCAGCTGTTGGAATCGTAATCATAGGAGGAAAGCTGTTTTTATGA